The nucleotide window TTCAGTTCGTGGAATTCCATTCCGAAACGGATGTCCGGTTTGTCGTTTCCATATTTCTGCATCGCATCGGCGAAGGTCATTCTTGGGAAATCCTGAAATTCGTTTCCGGTAATGTCTTTCAAAAGAACTTTGGTCATTCCTTCGAAAACATTCATAATATCTTCCTGCTCTACGAACGCCATTTCGCAATCGATTTGGGTAAATTCCGGCTGTCTGTCGGCTCTCAAATCTTCGTCACGGAAACATTTTACGATTTGGAAATATCGGTCCATTCCGCCAACCATCAACAATTGTTTGAACGTTTGTGGCGATTGTGGAAGTGCATAAAATTGTCCTGGATTCATTCTGCTTGGAACTACGAAATCTCTCGCGCCTTCCGGAGTAGATTTAATTAGAACCGGCGTTTCAACCTCGATGAAGCCTTCTTCGGAAAGATAATTTCTCACTTTCTGCGCCATTTTGTGACGGAAAATCAGTTTGTCTTTCACGGGATTTCTTCTGATGTCGAGATATCTGTATTTCATTCTCAATTCTTCGCCACCGTCAGTTTCGTCTTCGATGGTGAACGGTGGAAGTTGAGATTCATTTAAAATGATTAGATTTTCAACTAAGATTTCTACGTCTCCAGTTGCAATCTTTGGGTTTTTGGAAGTACGCTCGATAACGGTTCCTTCTACTTTGATGACGAACTCACGGCCTAATTTTTTAGCGGTTTCCAAAAGTTCTTTGGAAGTTCTGTCCTCGTCCAAAACCAATTGTGTGATGCCGTAACGGTCTCGCAAATCTATCCAAATCATAAAACCTTTGTCGCGGATGGTTTGTACCCAGCCGGAAAGTGTTACTTTTTCATTCAGATTTTTCAGCGTCAGTTCGCCGTTTGTGTGTGTACGGAACATTTTTTTAGAAGTTAGATGTTAGACTTTAGAGATTAGACATTTAGTCGTCCAATTTCCGAGTGCAAAGATAATAATATGAATAGAGAATACGACAAATATGTACATAATTGTCCATATTTGATGTAATTAATTTCAATCGGGGCGAAGCGCGTGAGGGATAGTAGTGGATATCCTTTTTTTGGCAGATGGAATTGGCGGATGGGAAAAAAGATAGTAACGGATAGCCCGGCCCGAGCGGTGGGAGAAGCGTTGGCGAGGGACACGCCCATATTTTTGGCGCAATTGAATTTCAATTCCTTTGATCGATGTCTGAAAAAGTAAATCAATCTCTCTGCAAACTAGCGGAATATCCACAAAGATTATAAAACTAGCAAACACGACATCTTTTGTCGCATTAAGAATTTATATTTGTTGTTTAGAAAAGAGAATGAGATCTGTTGCAGTCCGATTAATTTTAGACAAATAAAGAATTAAAACCAAATGAAAAAAGACTTTTACCTTACCAGATACGCCCTTATCATCAAAAGACTGGAACGGTCTCCTGCGACCTATCCTGAATTGGAAGATTACCTTCTCAACTCGTTTGAGTTTCAGGATGCTAAAATTGTGAGCTACTCTATGCGGACGCTGCAAAGAGATATTAAGGATATTGCAAATCTTTTCAATTTTGATATTCATAATAAGAAAAAAGGTGACAACAGATATTACATTGAGAGTCGTCCTGTGATGGAAGTGGATGAATATAATCAACGTCTTTTGGAGTCCTTTCAGATTATGAATGCCGTAAATTCGCAGCCGGATTTTGCGGAATTTGTGTATCTAGAGAGTCACAATCCCCGCGGTATCCAGAATTTTTATGATCTGCTGTTTGCGATCCGCAACAAGCGCATTATAGAATTCCGGCATTTCAAATACAAAGACCAAAGTGTGACGTCCAGAAAAGTACAGCCACTGGCACTGAAAGAGTCTAAAGATCGCTGGTACCTGATAGCAGTAGATTATAAAGACGAAAAACTGAAGGCGTTTGGACTGGACAGAATCAATGATCTGACGGTGAGTAAAATGAGCTTTAAGCTGCAGCAGAAGTTTAATCTGAAGGAGCATTTCAAAAATGCATTCGGAATTATGAATATGGAGGAGGAGCCTGAAAAGATTATCATCAGAGCGACCAAGGAGCAGGCGGAATATATTAAAAGTTCTCCGCTGCATCATTCTCAGCAGATTGTACGTGAGACCGGTACTTTTCTGGAGTTTAGCTATCATCTTTTCCCGACTTATGATTTCATTCAGGAAATACTGTCTTTTGGAAATCAGGTAAAAGTGCTTGAGCCAAAGACGCTTGCCGACAAAATCAAAGAGACATTGAAGAAATCGATCCAGCTGTATGATGATTTTCCCAATAATCCGTAAACACTCTTTTTAAAAATCAAAATTATAAAAAACCTGAAGGTGTTTCTTCAGGTTTTTTTATGGCTTAAAAATGTTCTAGAAAATGACATATCCCTTCTTGTCTTTTGGGAGTTTTGATAAAATTCTCCAATTGCAGGCGACGGATTTACCGGCTATTTTTACAGTTCTTTTTTCAAAGTGGGGTAGGTCTTTGAAGTTTTTCCAGTTTCCGCCCCAGTTCCAGCCGTGTTTTGCGAAGACTTTCACACACTCATACCAGTCAGCAACCTGATCGTTGTCCCAATCTTTGGTGGTGTCCCAGCTTGCTGATTTTCCATTGATGATAAGGCAAATATCTACTGCGAGGCCGTAGTTGTGAATGCTTTGTCCGGGTTTTGCATTGGTCACCTTTTTTCCGGGTCTGGTTCGCCCCTGCGAATAGAGTTTTGTCTGCTCGTCGAAGGTTCTAAATCCTTGTGTAATTCTTACCTGGGCTTGTCCTTTTAAATTTGTATTGCATTCATCGATGATCTGCTTTACTTCGGAAACAACGGAGGGATGTAATTTTTCGATTCGGTCTTGTGTGATTTTGTCCATAATATTTTTTTTATAATACAAATATGGAATAGCAGTGCGCCAAAACTTGTCGCTTATTATTTGAGATTAAAATTAAGACTTTAGTTTTTTATGATGGTCCGTGATTGTCCTGAACTTTGGGTTTTCTCAACTGATAAAAAGCAGCGATGTATTGTGTAACTGCTTTTTTTAATATAAAAAGCACGGATTGGAGTTTTGGAGATATTTCGCAAAGTCGGAAGAATTTGTGCAGCGGGGGTGAATTTATCCAAATTATCAACACATATTGGTTCAACATTTTCTATTTTTACTAGTATCATATTCTTTATTTTATATATCCAACTTTTACGTCAATGTTGAAATTAATAAAAAACAAAAAAGCCACCTTTTACACAGACTTTATTAGTTACTTATTCTTTAACCCCTTATCATAAACTTCTGAATAGCTTAAAATAGCTTTGGCAACAGTGTTATAAGTTTTCATCATAAGGAATTGGAACATATTGATCATACCTAATTCGTCATACCATATATCATCATCTTCCTCACGAGTATATACTTTTCCATTACTTCAGTTTTTCCAGCTATAGCTGTGCTTGCATTTTTGAAAAGTTGCCAATTATTTAAACCTGCAGGATTACATTCTTCTAATATTCTTTTAATATTGGTGTTAATCACACTTAATAAAAAAACTTTTTCATTTATATTTTCTTTCACAATTCCATTTCCACTTTCTGGAATTATAAAAACAATTATTAATAGATAATATCCTTCAAAACTAGAGTCTATTTTATTTGCAATCTCTACGGAATGCCCCAAAACATTATTTAGTCCTTGAATAAATTTATCTAAATTATCTACTCCTGTTGGTTCAATATTTTCTATTTTTAATAATTTTACTGGTATCATATTCTTTATTTTCCGTATTTAACCTTTAAAATCAATACTGCAAAAACCTGCTTTTAAACAGGTTTTATCATTATTTATTCTTCAAATACTTGTTGTAAACTTCTAAATAACTTAAAATAGATTTGACAACAGTTTCATAGGTTCCATCTTTAGGAATAGGTATACATTGATCATAGCCTAAATCTTCATTGATATTATCTCCTTCTTCTAGCGTGTAAACTTTTTCAATCACATCGGTTTTACCTATTACTGAAGTACCTGCTGTAATGAAAAGGGACCAACTGGTTAAGCCAGCAGGATTAAATTTTTCAATATAATTAGGTATATCCGCATTAAATGCACCTAATAAAAACGACTTATTTGTAATACATTTTTTGTACTTTTCAGATAAATACAGAGCGCCTCCAATTGGCATTAAATAATAGCCTTTAAAAGATTCGTCAGATTCATTGGTTATTTCTACAGTATATCCTAATACTGAGTTCAATGCCTTGACAAATTCGGGATAGCATTCCAAAGCCCATGCTTCTTTTCTATCATTTATTTCTAATAATTTTATTTGTATCATATTTTTTACAATTTAACTTTTACTTCGATATTGTAATTCATATAAAGTAAAAAAGCCT belongs to Chryseobacterium sp. KACC 21268 and includes:
- the aspS gene encoding aspartate--tRNA ligase; the encoded protein is MFRTHTNGELTLKNLNEKVTLSGWVQTIRDKGFMIWIDLRDRYGITQLVLDEDRTSKELLETAKKLGREFVIKVEGTVIERTSKNPKIATGDVEILVENLIILNESQLPPFTIEDETDGGEELRMKYRYLDIRRNPVKDKLIFRHKMAQKVRNYLSEEGFIEVETPVLIKSTPEGARDFVVPSRMNPGQFYALPQSPQTFKQLLMVGGMDRYFQIVKCFRDEDLRADRQPEFTQIDCEMAFVEQEDIMNVFEGMTKVLLKDITGNEFQDFPRMTFADAMQKYGNDKPDIRFGMEFHELNDLTKGKDFKIFDEAELVVGINVEGIADYTRKQIDELVDWVKRPQIGATGLVWIKFQNDGVITSSVNKFYSEEDLKKITEEFGAKAGDLIFVMSGNADKVRTQLSALRMELGNRLGLRKGNEFAPLWVVDFPLLEFDEESGRYHAMHHPFTSPKTEDFHLLETDPGKARANAYDLVLNGNEIGGGSIRIFDKDLQSRMFDLLGFSKEEAEAQFGFLMNAFKYGAPPHGGLAFGFDRLVAILDGNEVIRDYIAFPKNNSGRDVMIDAPAPIHQEQLTELELKLDLKS
- a CDS encoding WYL domain-containing protein, with protein sequence MKKDFYLTRYALIIKRLERSPATYPELEDYLLNSFEFQDAKIVSYSMRTLQRDIKDIANLFNFDIHNKKKGDNRYYIESRPVMEVDEYNQRLLESFQIMNAVNSQPDFAEFVYLESHNPRGIQNFYDLLFAIRNKRIIEFRHFKYKDQSVTSRKVQPLALKESKDRWYLIAVDYKDEKLKAFGLDRINDLTVSKMSFKLQQKFNLKEHFKNAFGIMNMEEEPEKIIIRATKEQAEYIKSSPLHHSQQIVRETGTFLEFSYHLFPTYDFIQEILSFGNQVKVLEPKTLADKIKETLKKSIQLYDDFPNNP
- a CDS encoding M15 family metallopeptidase, which produces MDKITQDRIEKLHPSVVSEVKQIIDECNTNLKGQAQVRITQGFRTFDEQTKLYSQGRTRPGKKVTNAKPGQSIHNYGLAVDICLIINGKSASWDTTKDWDNDQVADWYECVKVFAKHGWNWGGNWKNFKDLPHFEKRTVKIAGKSVACNWRILSKLPKDKKGYVIF